In Phaseolus vulgaris cultivar G19833 chromosome 10, P. vulgaris v2.0, whole genome shotgun sequence, a single genomic region encodes these proteins:
- the LOC137817529 gene encoding uncharacterized protein — protein MATTRRGNARAAEEEMSMQQVLEIMRGLQDDMADSKIEQERMQADLDASHVRNDELRRVNEELRRSLRKNQVQRENEEVEHLTPPREFSTPFSQEILDAPIPNTFAGPKAIFTGMEDPEAHLTAFHTQMVLVGGSDAARCKLFMSTLTGMAMDWFISLPSGHITSFQQLSQLFREQYLANRAPPPVSYDLFDVKQYQGESLKEYINRFGSQVVKVGTTEEPMIVYAFRKGVCPGPFCESIIRNRPRTFAEIRRRAVEHIASEGEVCEKRTSVVPSRLRAETRAQPVRVNETTTGRKKPEGRRPYETRKPQPRGPAGGDRPVRERARPARYNFVVELKDLIAVPNIAERLRRPAKTDKVLGPRKDSWCEFREAFGHHIDNCLSLGY, from the coding sequence atggccACCACTAGACGAGGTAACGCACGCGCTGCGGAAGaagaaatgtccatgcagcaggtcctggagataatgcgggggctgcaggatgatatggcggattcgaagatagagcaagagcgcatgcaggcggatcttgacgcctcgcatgtgaGAAACGACGAGCTCCGGcgcgtaaatgaggagttgcgtcgtAGTCTGAGGAAAAATCAGGTGCAGCGCGAGAACGAAGAGGTGGAGCATCTCACTCCACCAAGGGAGTTCTctactcccttctcgcaggagatcctggaCGCGCCGATCCCCAACACCTTCGCAGGACCTAAGGCGattttcactgggatggaggaccccgaggcgcatctcacggcgttccacacacaaATGGTGTTAGTGGGCGGTTCTGACGCCgcaaggtgcaagctcttcatgagtaCTTTGACaggaatggccatggattggtttatcagccttcccagcggccatatcacctctttcCAACAGCTGTCCCAGTTGTTTAGAGAGCAATACCTGGCGAAcagggccccgccgccggtatcttacgatctgtttgatgtgaagcaataccaaggggaaagtttgaaggagtatatcaaccgGTTCGGGTCCCAGGTGGTGAAAGTGGGCACGACggaggagcccatgattgtgtatgcCTTTAGGAAAGGCGTATGTCCTGGCCCATTTTGCGAATCTATTATTCGCAACCGACCaaggacttttgctgaaatacggcgtcgggcggtggagcatattgcctctgaaggagaggtgtgcgagaagcgcaccagcgtggTACCTTCGCGCCTGAGAGCGGAAACGCGGGCTcagcccgtcagggtcaatgagaccacgacggggagaaaaaagccagaggggagacgcccctatgagaccaggaaaccccagcccaggggtccagcaggaggggaTCGCCCAGTCAGAGAGAGggcgagaccggcgaggtacaactttgtggtggagctgaaggacctaatcgccgtgcctaatatagctgagaggctgaggcgaccggcgaaaactgacaaggtgttagggccacgGAAAGACTCCTGGTGCGAGTTTCGCGAGGCTTTCGGTCATCACATTGACAACTGTCTCTCGTTGGGTTATTAG
- the LOC137817544 gene encoding uncharacterized protein translates to MVKDKWNSYPAQGSGFFRFKEKLKFLKGDLKVWNRDVFGNIHTSKKRILQEIEDLDYQACNDVLWESDRLKRIELVSRMREAEKILDSLICQKARASWFKNGDSCTKFYHSSLRWRRLGNEVKGVEVGGQWCEEPSIVHVEGNKLFENRFKSTKDFGVRLDAIEFKALSSEDSLGLIAGFSEEEIRDAVWNCEGTKSPSPDGFNFNFIK, encoded by the coding sequence ATGGTGAAGGATAAGTGGAACTCCTATCCCGCTCAGGGGAGTGGTTTTTTTAGGTTCAAAGAGAAGTTGAAGTTTTTGAAGGGTGATCTAAAAGTATGGAACAGGGATGTGTTTGGTAACATTCATACCAGTAAGAAGAGGATTTTGCAGGAAATAGAGGATCTTGATTACCAAGCCTGCAATGACGTCCTTTGGGAAAGTGATAGGTTGAAGAGGATTGAGTTGGTAAGTCGTATGAGGGAAGCTGAAAAAATATTAGATTCTCTTATATGCCAAAAAGCTAGAGCAAGCTGGTTCAAGAATGGGGACTCCTGTACCAAATTTTATCATTCGTCTTTGAGATGGAGAAGACTCGGGAATGAAGTAAAGGGTGTTGAGGTAGGGGGccaatggtgtgaggaacctAGTATAGTGCACGTTGAAGGGAATAAGCTCTTTGAAAATAGATTCAAATCAACGAAAGATTTTGGAGTTAGACTTGATGCGATCGAGTTTAAGGCTCTATCATCGGAGGACAGTTTGGGCCTAATAGCTGGCTTTTCTGAGGAAGAAATAAGGGACGCTGTGTGGAATTGTGAAGGTACAAAGAGTCCAAGTCCTGATGGATTCAACTTCAATTTTATTAAGTAA